The window GAATGGCGTCGATTGTCGGAAGAATGTAACTTATGGATGCTAATAACTTGTCGAAAATAGTTACATCCGTTTCTCCATGAATTATGTTATTGATTTGATTTTTTAAGGTGGCATATGCTAgtattttcctttttctaaaatttattatattattttttcttaaggaataatatgtttttacATTATTACTGATATTTGTTTTGTTCAGATTTATAGAATTGTTCGaatgtattttattaacataataaattcTGACCTTTTGGCTTGGttgaaaagaaaatacatttttaataataatgcaaaatattaaaatataataatatgttaaaaatCTACACAtttcttaaatatattaaggaataaaaagaagaaaagtAAAAAGTACATTATTCATGGGctattacattttttacataattataaaattaaataaatacattattatatatatatatatatatatatatatatatatatatatattcatatgttgtacataaaatacaaataagaataaaagaaattacagaattatttaaataaaaataaatatgtataatacTGTTCTGTATAAATGTTcaaatatgaaatatttataatgttacataatataatacaatcatatttatattataagattaaataatttaagatgaggttaaaaatttttttttttttttNNNNNNNNNNNNNNNNNNNNNNNNNNNNNNNNNNNNNNNNNNNNNNNNNNNNNNNNNNNNNNNNNNNNNNNNNNNNNNNNNNNNNNNNNNNNNNNNNNNNNNNNNNNNNNNNNNNNNNNNNNNNNNNNNNNNNNNNNNNNNNNNNNNNNNNNNNNNNNNNNNNNNNNNNNNNNNNNNNNNNNNNNNNNNNNNNNNNNNNNNNNNNNNNNNNNNNNNNNNNNNNNNNNNNNNNNNNNNNNNNNNNNNNNNNNNNNNNNNNNNNNNNNNNNNNNNNNNNNNNNNNNNNNNNNNNNNNNNNNNNNNNNNNNNNNNNNNNNNNNNNNNNNNNNNNNNATAattgttttaataaaatatataataataaaatattataaattaatataaaaaatattaattaatattttttttaaattagtaaaattttttatttgtggtgtaaatttttttttttgttttggGGGGGGGGGGGGGGCTGGAGGAACCTcatatgtatgtataaatatatattttaataaaaaacataaagcattataaaaaaaaaaaaaaaaaaaaaaatacatacatacatatatatatatatatatatatatatatatatataatattttatatatcttgtttgatgatatatttaataattatttaattatataatgatttccattattttgttttaattaatattttattgtataataacattaaagatgtgaaataaaaaatgagaaTTGATAAATACACATATTATTGATTTTGTccaataatatatatatatatatattttgtgtgtaattcatttaaatatgaatatatgaTAAGATAGAATAGTTGGATATTctattaaaataaaagtttaccttaaataagaaaacatttgtatttaatatatataaatatatatatatatatatatatatatatatatatatctataaatattttgtcttaaaaaattttaaatataataaataaacaattttatttatataaaataaattaatatatctatatatatatatattttgtttttgtgtagaatgaaaaataatgaagaagaaaatagTATAAGGTCATTAGGATGTAGCGCATTAATcgaattattaaataacaacaacaatGAGTTGTATGAGAATAATGAAGATAGTTATGATGAAAATAGTAggaataaaaattatgtaaaagaaataaatttatttgaaataaataatagtTTAGAAGATGATTCCGTTGATAGAAAACAAATTAGTTATTCTACAAAATTGTTAAACAAATCACCATATAGTAAATTAagtgaaaaaaaagttgatttaattaattataatttaagttttaataataatataaagagTGATTGTTTTAAGAATACTTATTTTGACGCagttaataaatataatctttttttatcatctaaacggaaatacaaatataaaaataataataataataataataataataggagttataaatgtttaatgccatacaataataagaaagaaataaaaagaaataaaagaagggttgatttaaattttttttcatctgaagaagataatattaacacatatacattatcaagaaaaaaaagaaacagAAACAGTGAAATtgtaaaaattttaaatgcaccaaataaagataataatatttttgatatGGAAGAAAgcaaattaaaaaagaaaaaaagaaaacaatGTTATGAGgaaaatacaaatgaaaCATTTGATATGGGTGGTAATAATACTTATGAgaaaaacaatataaaaatatgtaattttcaaaaaaaaaaaaaaactagccataatatgttatgtgataatataaattcgCCTGACCTTGTCaataattttgttaataaaaatggtaAAGAcagaatatttataaaaaaggaaggaaatgaaaattttgataaaaatggaaaaaatgaaaaaaatcaaaatattgataaaaatggaaaaaatgaaaaaaatgaaaaaaatgaaaaaaatcaaaatattgataaaagtgaaaaaaatcaaaatattgatgatatagaaatatataacaattcTGATAAATGTGACAATGAAAAGATAactaaaaataaaaataatattaaatataataaaaatattatgaataatatttccacgaataaatataaccatattataaatgaaaagaacaaacagaaatttaaaatatatgataagGGGAAATTACTTTGTCCCGATTCCattgatgataataaaaaatggaacgataatataaatttggaaaatataaattcaaataaaaatattgttatGTTAGAAGAACGTAAGTTTACTAATGTTTGTAATAATGCATGTACTCTTATAAAGAATGAGAGAAACAGTGAGAAATTAAATGAACATGAAAATTATACTCCTATTAATTGTCTTATATCCAAAAGgaatgatataaatatggaagatattaaaaatatagaaattgataaaaatgttgAAAATTTTGTGTTCCTTGATTTTATTCCAGTGACCGAggaatatttaaaaatcAAAGAAACGCTAAATACgtacaaaaataaaaagtcACAAGATAACAATACATTCTGTAAAAAGGAAGacaatatgtatatatattctattCCTAAAAGtaacttaaaaaaaagtgcAATCCAAAAAGAGTATGAAAAGGATATTGAAAGTAATAccgaaaaaaaaaaaaaaacatatcACAATTCTGAAccatcatatataaaaggaGCATATAACGATTTGAAAAAAAGCATCTTAAGgaataacataaaaataattaactatgattatgaaaaaaatttatgttACATATTGATAAGAAAAGAGTCCACAtagtaaataaataaataaataaataaataaataaataaataaatatatatatatatatacatatgtgcaattttttttttttttctttttttttttgtatcaCTTATGTCTACATATAAATTCGCATAAACAAAAGGACactaataataacatttgTGCTTATAAACAAATGCAGTCATAATACCCTTTattcaataaaaaaaaaaaaaatgtgtgcttaaataataattttccCTTTAAAGTTttagaataaaataaaaattaatatttaaaaattgtatctatcttatttttatagaatttttttttaacaaaaacaaaaaaaaaaaaaaaaaaaaaaatattttaatttttactattaattatatatacatgtatatatatatatatatatatatatatatttatttatttatttatttatttattatgtattaaaaatttaataaaaaataaaattgatagttcatataaaaaaaagaaaaaaaaattaacaacaatattaaaaaaaaaaaaaaagcgaaaaaagaaaaaaaaagatagAATTGGGttcatacatataaaaaaaagaggatgtatatattaacatattataatattttaaaaatgtcATGTTgtaatgtttttattaaaacattaaggtgtaataacatatattttaatattaacaaatatgaattatattatattataatattatttatttattttattttattttatttttcatacATAAACATTGGTGTGATATTTATTAACATAAACATTGGTGTGATATCTATTAACATAAACATTGGTGTGATATCTATTAACATAAACATTGGTGTGATATTTATTAACATAAACTTTGATGTGATATTTATTAACATAAGCATTTACtta of the Plasmodium reichenowi strain SY57 chromosome 11, whole genome shotgun sequence genome contains:
- a CDS encoding hypothetical protein (conserved Plasmodium protein, unknown function), whose amino-acid sequence is MKNNEEENSIRSLGCSALIELLNNNNNELYENNEDSYDENSRNKNYVKEINLFEINNSLEDDSVDRKQISYSTKLLNKSPYSKLSEKKVDLINYNLSFNNNIKSDCFKNTYFDAVNKYNLFLSSKRKYKYKNNNNNNNNNRSYKCLMPYNNKKEIKRNKRRVDLNFFSSEEDNINTYTLSRKKRNRNSEIVKILNAPNKDNNIFDMEESKLKKKKRKQCYEENTNETFDMGGNNTYEKNNIKICNFQKKKKTSHNMLCDNINSPDLVNNFVNKNGKDRIFIKKEGNENFDKNGKNEKNQNIDKNGKNEKNEKNEKNQNIDKSEKNQNIDDIEIYNNSDKCDNEKITKNKNNIKYNKNIMNNISTNKYNHIINEKNKQKFKIYDKGKLLCPDSIDDNKKWNDNINLENINSNKNIVMLEERKFTNVCNNACTLIKNERNSEKLNEHENYTPINCLISKRNDINMEDIKNIEIDKNVENFVFLDFIPVTEEYLKIKETLNTYKNKKSQDNNTFCKKEDNMYIYSIPKSNLKKSAIQKEYEKDIESNTEKKKKTYHNSEPSYIKGAYNDLKKSILRNNIKIINYDYEKNLCYILIRKEST